The Chloroflexota bacterium sequence TGTGTGCGCCATATCGGGCGCAGACCAAGGGCAAGGTCGAGCGGTTCATCCGTTACCTGCGGCACAGCTTCTATGTGCCGCTTGCCAGCCGCCTCGCCCAGGAAGGGCTGATCGTCGATCGGGAGACCGCAAACCTGGCGGCCAGGCGCTGGCTGCGCGAGGTGGCGAACGCTCGGGTGCACGGCACCACGGGCGACATTCCGGCCGAGCGGCTGGCGATCGAGCAAACGCAGTTGCAGCCGGTGCCGACACCTTACGGCGGCCGCAGCGTGCGCTCGATGCAAAGCCCGAAGCCGGTGCCGATCATCGGCCTGCAGCACCCATTGTCGATTTACGACGCCTTTGCCGGCGGTGGCCGATGAGCGATTTGCAGCATCAGCGGATCGCG is a genomic window containing:
- a CDS encoding IS21 family transposase; its protein translation is CAPYRAQTKGKVERFIRYLRHSFYVPLASRLAQEGLIVDRETANLAARRWLREVANARVHGTTGDIPAERLAIEQTQLQPVPTPYGGRSVRSMQSPKPVPIIGLQHPLSIYDAFAGGGR